The following proteins come from a genomic window of Canis lupus baileyi chromosome 20, mCanLup2.hap1, whole genome shotgun sequence:
- the LOC140611703 gene encoding protein CEBPZOS encodes MARTTEPLAKKIFKGVLVVELLGIFGAYFLFNRMNTSQDFRQTMSKKFPFILEVYYKSIEQSGMYGVREQDQEKWLNSKN; translated from the coding sequence ATGGCTCGCACTACGGAACCACTGGCAAAGAAGATCTTTAAAGGAGTTTTAGTAGTTGAGCTCTTGGGCATTTTTGGAGCCTATTTTTTGTTTAATAGGATGAACACAAGCCAAGATTTCAGGCAAACAATGAGCAAGAAATTTCCCTTCATCTTGGAAGTTTATTACAAATCCATTGAACAGTCTGGAATGTATGGAGTCAGAGAGCAAGATCAAGAAAAATGGCTGAATAGCAAAAATTAG